From Danio rerio strain Tuebingen ecotype United States chromosome 7, GRCz12tu, whole genome shotgun sequence, the proteins below share one genomic window:
- the LOC110438773 gene encoding uncharacterized protein, translating to MPKQMINRMLFKVQYQARKRYMKLPVLAYDALIREVKEKFGISPDHTIYLADETGTEVDEDVFADIMEQKPDTLWTIVDSMATEDSTAPPTSQFSSEMKTLSPTDSCVSVPSTKRPRTDDQFTEAKELVKDVLGNKSAGEKIFQEYRATGKITDSTKRILVNAVVGDMIEKHGNIPPKEIRIKYAVGIVTLFPSLKDPYSKRGYEHFYDPEGNSRYIAWRLKTVQRNSQVSRTSIPQGISERRGPITERAFLTTKIQLEGDSCQEAISFLKHCSDLEQVAAKMKSTFQYRQELIRNPEKSSSVFNIFPRFLDTKGLVLQDFELLFGVETSAKLEKWGSSLKHKVIGEAKNLTQSFHLSRLIESAEQCESSQEVTEWDSDMSSLLLLLYLLPPPSSGKKNIVKISVQEALNHIVRFHKSCCSFDDVLRAGQTTQPYILAVGTLKNCIHDYYIIVDGQLIPCKAMSSLAAFDELFKAHYVFGISYDAALHSMYTFLQTTVYNIDVGVTHESPRVRDLRAKILN from the exons ATGCCAAAACAG ATGATCAACAGAATGCTGTTTAAAGTACAGTATCAAGCTCGTAAGAGATACATGAAACTTCCAGTATTGGCATATGATGCCCTTATACGGGAAG TCAAGGAGAAATTTGGTATATCTCCAGATCATACCATTTATTTGGCAGACGAGACCGGAACTGAAGTGGATGAAGATGTTTTTGCTGATATTATGGAACAAAAGCCTGACACACTTTGGACAATTGTTGATTCTATGGCTACAGAAG aTTCTACTGCCCCACCAACCTCTCAATTTTCAAGTGAAATGAAAACGTTGTCACCAACAGACAGCTGTGTTTCTGTTCCCTCAACAAAAAGACCTCGAACTGACGACCAATTTACTGAGGCCAAGGAG CTTGTAAAAGATGTATTGGGGAACAAAAGTGCAGGGGAGAAGATTTTTCAGGAGTACAGAGCAACTGGGAAAATCACAGATTCTACAAAGCGAATTCTTGTGAATGCTGTAGTTGGAGACATGATTGAAAAACATGg GAACATTCCACCAAAAGAAATACGAATTAAATATGCTGTTGGAATAGTGACTCTGTTCCCCTCCCTCAAAGATCCCTACTCCAAAAGAGGCTAT GAACATTTTTATGATCCAGAAGGTAACTCTAGATACATAGCCTGGAGACTGAAAACAGTTCAGCGCAACAGTCAAGTCAGTAGGACCAGCATTCCACAAGGCATCTCTGAGAGGAGGGGCCCTATCACTGAAAGAGCGTTTTTGACAACGAAGATACAGCTAGAGGGAGATAGCTGCCAGGAAGCCATTTCATTTCTAAAACACTGTTCTGATCTGGAGCAAGTGGCTGCAAAGATGAAATCTACTTTCCAGTATCGGCAGGAACTGATCCGCAATCCTGAAAAGTCGTCATCTGTTTTCAATATATTCCCTAGGTTTCTTGACACAAAAGGCCTG GTGCTTCAAGACTTTGAGTTGCTGTTTGGAGTAGAGACTTCAGCAAAGCTGGAGAAGTGGGGATCTTCTCTTAAACACAAAGTAATTGGAGAAGCCAAAAACCTGACCCAGTCATTTCATCTGAGTCGTCTGATCGAGTCTGCAGAGCAATGTGAAAGCAGTCAAGAAGTTACAG AGTGGGACAGTGACATGTCTTCACTGTTGTTGCTTCTCTATCTCCTTCCACCACCTTCAAGTGGAAAGAAGAATATTGTAAAGATCAGTGTCCAAGAAGCATTAAACCACATAGTAAGGTTCCACAAG tcctgTTGCAGTTTCGATGACGTGCTGAGGGCAGGACAGACAACACAGCCGTACATCTTGGCAGTCGGAACTTTGAAGAATTGCATCCATGACTATTACATCATCGTGGATGGACAACTCATTCCCTGCAAGGCGATGTCCTCTCTGGCTGCTTTTGATGAGCTTTTCAAAGCACATTATGTGTTCGGCATTTCATATGATGCTGCTTTACACAGTATGTACACGTTTCTTCAAACAACGGTTTACAACATTGACGTTGGTGTCACTCATGAAAGCCCTCGAGTCAGGGATCTTCGAGCCAAGATTCTAAATTAG